The Streptomyces tendae DNA segment GAACCGCCTCGACCGCGACGTCCTCTCCCACCGCGGCGTGCGCACGGTGCTGGTGTTCGAGGGGGTGAACGACATCAAGGCCCCCACGGGCGTCACGGCCGCGGACCTGATCGACGGCTACCGGGAGATCGTCGACCGCGTCCACGCGGCCGGCCACTGCGTCGTGGGCGCCACGATCGCCCCCTACAAGGGCTGGCCGGAGTGGAACGCGAAGGCCGAGGCGGTGCGCCAGGACGTCAACGCGTTCATCCGCACCGGCGGAGCGTTCGACGCCGTGGCCGACTTCGACCACGCGGTGCGCGACCCCGACGACCCCGAGCGCATCCGGCCCGCCTACGACAACGGCGACCACCTGCACTTCACCGACCAGGGCATGCGGGCGATGGCCGACGCCGTCGATCCCGAGGACCTGGAATGCGCCCGGCACGGACGCCCGTGACGCCGCGCGATCCCCGGCGGGCGGACGGTGCGCCCCGGTGTCCGGCGCGGGAGGCGCGGCCGGAACAATGCAGGTCCCGGCGCGGTTCTCACTGAGGACCGTCGCAGCACACCTGGGAGAAGGGCGACACACGATGACAAGGACCGAGGAGAGGGCGCTGCTCGCGGGCGGCTGCTTCTGGGGCATGCAGGAGCTGATCCGCACGCTGCCGGGCGTGCTGAGCACCCGGGTGGGGTACAGCGGCGGCGACGTGCCCAACGCGACCTACCGCGACCACGGCACCCACGCGGAGTCGATCGAGATCACCTACGACCCCGCCGAGACCGACTACCGGGCGATCCTGGAGTACTTCTTCCAGATCCACGACCCGACCACGAAGAACCGGCAGGGCAACGACATCGGCATGAGCTACCGCTCAGCGATCTTCTACTTCGACGACGAGCAGAAGCGCGTCGCCGAGGACACGATCGCCGACGTCGAGGCGTCCGGACTGTGGCCGGGCAAGGTGGTGACGGAGGTCGTCCCGGCCGGTCCCTTCTGGGAGGCCGAGCCGGAGCACCAGGACTACCTCCAGCGCTACCCGGAGGGCTACACCTGCCACTTCCCGCGCCCCAACTGGCGCCTGCCGAAGCGCGCGGCGTCCTGACCTGACAGGCGTCCGCGGCAGCGGAACAGAACACGGGGGCGCGCCCGCCCGACGGGTGCGCCCCCGTCGTCATGCCCGGACGGCCCCCGTCACGGGCCCGACACCACGCGCTCCCACGGGCCCGTCACGCGCTCGGTCAGCTCCTGGAGGTGCAGCCACCGGGCAGGTGCAGCGGGCCGCCCCGGCGGGGTCAGCCGAACTGGCCGGGCTGGTAGTCGCCTGCGGGCTGCTGGTTGATGACGTTGATGCGGTTGTAGGCGTTGATGATCGCGATCAGGGAGATCAGCGCGGCGAGCTGTTCCTCGTCGTAGTGCTTGGCGGCGTCGGCCCAGACCTCGTCGCTCACTCCGCCGGCGGCGTCGGCGATGCGGGTGCCCTCCTCGGCGAGTGCGAGGGCGGCGCGCTCGGCGTCGGTGAAGACCGTGGCCTCGCGCCAGGCGGCGACCAGGTTGAGGCGCTGCTGGGTCTCGCCCGCGGCGGTGGCGTCCTTGGTGTGCATGTCGGTGCAGAAGCCGCAGCCGTTGATCTGGCTGGCGCGGATCTTCACCAGCTCCTGGGTCGCGTGCGGCAGACCGGAGTCCGTCACCGCCTTCCCCGCCGAGTTGATGTGCCGCAGCACCTTGCCGGCGAGGGGGTTGGCGAAGAAGTCGATGCGCGCGTTCATGTGCTCTCCTCGGGTCCGTCGTTGCTTCCGCCGTCGCGGTGTCGTAGCACTGACGGACGGGCCGCGCGGAGTGTGACAGCCCAGCTGATGTGACCTACGTCTCATCCTGTCGTGCCCGCGTGCGGCACCCCGCCCAGCGGGCACGAAGCGGCCGATAACCTTGCCGCGTGGACGGGGAGCGGAGCGCCGGGTGAGTGAGCGTCGGGAACGCGACTGGACGGACATGACGCCGGGGGACTTCGACCGTGAGGCCCCGCTGTGCCTCCACGTGCGCACCGGCCCGGCCGTCGTCCCCGCCGAGCCGGACGAGTACGGGACCGAGCCGCTGTTCGGCGACGAGATCCCCGAGCGCCGCCCGGCCCCGCGCCGCACCCCGCGCCGGACCGCCCCCGACGGGCAGCAGGGGCAGTTGTTCTGAGTCCGGCGCGGAGCGGGCCCCCTGTCAGGGGAACTGGACGACCTTGGACGGGATGGTGTCCGTCCCCGAGGTGGGGCCGCCGGTGTCGTTGACGACGTGGCGGTACTGTCCCTTGCCGCCGAGCGAGATCACCTGCAGGTGCCGCATCCTGATGCCGGGCTTCACCGGCACCTGGAAGCCGTGGTGCTGCACGATGGTGTCGTCGGCCGTGTAGTTGCAGTAGCTGCCGAGCGCCCACGCCTCGTGCCGCTCCACCGAGTCCGCGACCTTGTAGGCCGCGTAGCCGACGATGCCGTCATGGGTGATGGCGGCCTCGTTCGGGGCGTCGTACGCCTTCTCGTTCTGGAAGAAGATCGTGCGGCCACGCTCGCCGCTCCAGACGACGTCGTACTTGTTGAAGTGCTCGACGAACAGGCCCGTGGCGAGCACGTCGTCGCCGTTCACCCGCAGCCCGTAGTCGGCGCGGTTGGTCTCCCAGCCGACGCCTTCGCCGTGGTCGGCGCGCCAGATCCAGGTGTGGTCGATCAGGACGTCGTCGCTGTTGACCACCACGGAGTCGGTGGCCAGACCGGGGCCCGCGCCGCCGATGCGGATGAACACGTCCTGCATGGTGGTCGGGTCGGCGGAGTGGTCGGCGGACGAGCCGGGCGGTCCGATCCGCAGCAGGGTGTCCGACCTGACCGGACCGGCGTCGATCAGGAAACCGGCGAGCCGCACCCCGTCGACGTCCGCCACGTGCACGGCGTCGACGCCGTTCTGCGGGACGAGCGTCGCGAGGCCCAGTCCGAGCACCACCGTGCCGGGGCGGTCGACCCGGATCGTCTCGTCGATCGGGTAGACCCCGGGCGTGAACAGCAGGTTGAGGCCCTGGTCGAGCGCCGCGTTGATCGTCGCGGCCGTCGCGCCCGGCTTGACCACGTAGAACCGGTCGAGCGGCAGCGAGGTGCCGCCGGTGTTGGCCGGCCAGGAGACCCCCCGCGCGTTCGTGCGCTTGGCGGGCACGAACACCTTGTACGCGTCGCCGTCCAGGTACAGGAACGGCTTCTCGCGCGAGACCGGTGTGGTGTCCAGCGTCGTGTAAGGGCCGCTCGGGAAGTCGGTGGCCGGTGCGCCCTCGACCCCCGTGAACGTCATGTTCCACACGCCGTTGGTCCAGCCCCCGACGGAGCTGTCCCGGGTGTACCACTGCTGTTGGGAGTACGGTCCCACGGTGCCGTCGATCCGCGAGTCGGCGATGTAGCCGCCGGAGGCCCAGCCGTAGCCGTTGGGGGCCAGGTTGAGGCCGCCCTTGACGTGGATCCGGCGGAACGGCGCGGCCTGCGCCACCGCCCAGCGGTCGGTGCCGTTGACCGGGGAGAGGGCGAGGTTCTCCGCCGAACGCCAGAAGTTCTGCGTGGCATTGCCGTTGAACCAGCCGGCGTCGACGGTGATGTCCCCGTTGATCTGCACGTCGTCGGGGTTGAGGCCGAGGCCCGACACCGAGGTGTAGAAGCCGAGTTGCGCGTTCAGGCCGTTGTACGTGCCGGGCTTCAGCAGGAACTGGTAGCGCCCGGTGCCGAACTGGCTCTCCTCCTGCCGTGCGAAGACCTCGTCGAACTTCTGCTGGAGGCCGGGCGTGGAGGGGTCGGCCACGATGACGTTCGGCCCCAGGTCGCCGCCGCCCTGGACGGGACCCGTGACGTCCGTGGTGGTGTGCACCGCGACCTCCCACAGGGAGTAGCCGTAGCCGGTGCCGCGGGCCGTGCCGAGGACGCGGACGTACCGGCCCTCGCCGCTCACCTCGTACGACGCCCGGCCGCCGGTCGCGCCGGTCACCGACCTGAGCGTGGTCCAGTTCCGTCCGTCGGGGGACGCCTCGATCCGGAAGTCCTTGCCGTAGGCGGCCTCCCAGTGGAGGTCCACCCCGCACAGCTCGCGCACCGAGCCGAGGTCGACCTGGAGCCACTGCGGGTCGGACCACTGGCTCGACCAGCGGGTGCCGGGGTCGCCGTCGAAGGCGGCGGAGGCCGGGGTGCCCGCGTGCTCGGTGGAGGACGCCGTCGCGGGGCCGCCCCGGGCGGCGTCGGCCGTGCCGCAGCCGGCGGCCGCACGGGTCTGGGGGAGTGGCGCGCCGGCCGCGGCGGCCGGGGACTGCGCGGAGGGCAGGGTGACGAGCGCGGCCAGGGCGAGAAGCGCCGCGCCCAGGCTTCCGCGTCTGAGGAGGCCGGGGTGCTCCGTGTGTCTCATGCGTCAGCTTTCTGGCGTGGGGATGGGTGGGGGTGCGGGGCTCGTTCCGGAAAAGGGCGTGCGGGGAGGGAACTGGATGGCCCCACGGCTTAGTTCAGATGTTGATTTAAGTGGTGAGGGTTGTCGCGGGCAAGCCCTCGGACACGAATTGGCGCACGGGAGGAACGGGGGGCGGGACCGGATGTGACGGCGGGGCGGCACATGGATGTGCCTTGGATCCGATGTGAGGGGTACGCGGCGGTAGCGGTCGGATCATCGGGAGGCACAGTGCGCGGAGTCCCGTACGGGTTGGCCCGGGGTGCGGGGGCCCGGGGTCACTCCGTCGGAGGGCGTCTCCTGCGCGGGGCGGCCGGTCATGAGACGTTGGCGGGGCCGGACGCCCCTTGTGCGTCGTATGTCCCCGGGATCACCCGCAGTCGGCAATCGAAGTGCGGCCACGCCGTCGTGGCCGGTCCGAAGCGGAGGAGAGTTCACACATGAGCGAGGCCAACCCCGTGCGGCGGGTAGCCAAGAAGGTCACCGAAACCCTGCAGGGCGGCGGTTCGGCCCCGGCCGACGGCATCCCCGGCCGGCCCGCGCCCGAGCCGCCGGCCGTGGAGGAGCCGACGGAGCCGCGTGAGCCGCTGCCGCCCAAGCCGGACCAGAGCGCCCCGGCCACCGTCTCGCCCACCGGCCAGCCCACCGGGGCCGACCAGGCGCGCATGGCCCAGTCCGGCAGCCACCTGACGAACGCCCAGGGCACCCGGCTGTACGACACCGACCACTCGCTCAAGGCGGGCCCGCGCGGCCCGGTCCTGCTCCAGGACCACCACCTGCGCGAGAAGATCATGCACTTCGACCACGAGCGCATCCCGGAGCGCGTGGTCCACGCCCGCGGCGCCGGCGCGCACGGCGTCTTCCAGAGCTACGGCACGGCGTCCGCCGTGACCAAGGCCGGGTTCCTCGCCCCGGACGTCGAGACGCCGGTCTTCGTGCGCTTCTCCACGGTGGTCGGCTCCCGCGGCTCCGCGGACACCGTGCGCGACACCCGCGGCTTCGCGACGAAGTTCTACACCAGCGAGGGCGTCTTCGACCTGGTCGGCAACAACATCCCGGTCTTCTTCATCCAGGACGCCATCAAGTTCCCCGACGTCGTGCACGCCGCCAAGCCGCACCCCGACCGGGAGATCCCACAGGCCCAGAGCGCCCACGACACCTTCTGGGACTTCGTCTCGCTGCACACCGAGGCCACCCACCACACCCTCTTCTTCATGGGCGACCGGGGCATCCCGCGCTCGTACCGGATGATGGAGGGCTTCGGCGTCCACACCTTCCGCCTGGTCAACGCCGAGGGCGGGACCACGCTGGTGAAGTTCCACTGGAAGCCCAAGCTGGGCGTGCACTCCCTGGTGTGGGACGAGGCGCAGCTCATCAACGGCAACGACCCCGACTTCCACCGCCGGGACCTCGCCGACGCCATCGAGGCGGGCGCCTACCCGCAGTGGGAACTGGGCATCCAGACCTTCCCCGACACCCCCGACCAGACCTTCGAGGGCATCGACCTGCTGGACCCGACGAACATCGTGCCGGAGGAGCTCGCCCCGGTGCAGCCGATCGGGCTGATGACGCTCAACCGCAACCCGTCCAACTTCTTCGCCGAGACGGAGCAGGTGGCCTTCCACGTCGGTCACCTCGTGCCCGGCATCGACGTCACCGACGACCCGCTGCTCGCGGGCCGGCTGTTCTCCTACCTCGACACCCAGATCACTCGCCTCGGCGGCCCCAACTTCCCGCAGCTGCCCATCAACCGGCCGCACGCGCCCGTCAACGACATGCTCCGTGACGGCATGCACCAGACGGCCGTGCACCGGGGCGTCGCGCCCTACAAGCCCAACTCCCTCGACGGCGGCTGCCCGTTCACCGCGGGCGCGGACATGAGCGCCTACATCGAGACGCCGGTGACCGTCCCCGAGGGGCGGAAGGTGCGCGAGGCGCCGGAGTCGTTCGCCGACCACTTCAGCCAGCCCCGCCGGTTCTGGCTCAGCATGAGCCCGGTCGAGCGCGAGCACATCATCGGCGCGTACACCTTCGAGCTGGGCAAGTGCTACGAGGAGGCGATCCGCGAGCGGACCCTCCAGGTCCTCGCCAACATCGACCCCGAGCTGTGCTCCCGGGTCGCCGAGGGACTCGGCATGACCGCGCCGGAGCCGACGGTGCCGCTCGCCGACGTCGAGCCGAGCCCGGCGCTGTCGCAGATCGGCGGGACCTGGCCGGTGGACGGCCGCGTCGTCGGCATCCTCGCCGGTCCGGACGGCGACCTGGACGGGGTGCACGCGGTGCGTGACGCCGTCCTCGAGGCGGGCATGGTCCCGCTGGTCGTCGCGCCCACGGGGGGCACGCTCGGAACGGGCGCGCAGGCGCTGACGGCGCAGCGCAGCCACGTCACCGCGCGGTCGATCGAGTTCGACGCCGTGCTGCTCGCCGGGCCGCCGGCCGCGGGGCCGGACGCGCCCGGCGCGACGGACGGCAAGGGGGCTCCCGGCGCTCCGCCGGTGGCGCCCGACCCGCGGGTCACCCAGCTCCTCCAGGAGGCGTTCCGGCACGGCAAGGCGATCGGGGCGTGGGCGGGCGGCGAGGCCGCGCTCGCGTCGGCGGGGGTGCCGGTCGACGCGCCGGGTGTCGTTGTCGCCGACTCCGGTCCTGCGGTGCTGGACCGCGTGCGCGAGCTGCTGGCCTCCCACCGGGTGTGGGAACGCTTCACCGCCGGCGCGTAGTACGCGTGCTTACGGCCCCGCGGCCGGCGGCCGCGTCGGCGGCCGCGGGGCCGCACGGGCCGTTCGCGCAGTTCCCCGCGCCCCTGAAGCTGGGACGGTCGCCGACACGGCGCAGACGGCGCCCCCGAAGGGCGCGGGGAACTGAGCGCTCAGCCCTCACCGGGCCCGCACTAAGGCGGCGGGGACGGGTGGCACTTGAGGGGCGCGGGAACTGCGCGCTCAGCCCTGACCGGGACCGCACCCGCCGACGTGCCGTCGGTCCCCGGACGCGGAGGCGGGTGGGGCCGGGCGGCACGCACCGTGACTGCCACCCCTCAGGGCGCGGGGAACTGCGCGCTCAGCCCTGACCGGGCCCGCACCCGCCGAGGCGACACGGGCTCCGGCGGACACAGCCGTACAGTGGAACTCACGGCTGTGTCCGCCAGCCCCCACCCGGAAGCCGACCGCCCATGCGCCACCACCCCCCCCCACCCCCACGGCTCGCAAGAGCCCCTCTTCGGCATCGACGAGATGCCCCAGGCGCCCACGACGCACCCGGCCCCTCGCCGACGGCATCCCCTTCCGGGACTCCCCGCAGGCCCGCCGCCTGCTGGCGGTCAAGGAGATCCACGCCGAACCGGCCGCGGCCGCCTCCCCCGAGGCCGCCAGATCCTCGCCCGCTTCCCCGAGGCGCGCCTCGTCGAGGTGGCCTCCCACTGGCGCATCCCCGAGCTGCACGGCAACGAGGGCAGCGCCGACCGCTGGATGCGCATCAAGCGCGAAACCCTCGTCCTGGGGGTGAGGAAAAAGCTCACCACCCGCCCCAACGGCCGCTCCGCCGACTGGATCGCCCCCGGCCCCTCCAACGGCTGCGCCCTGTCCTGCGTGTACTGCTACGTGCCCCGCCGCAAGGGCTTCGCCAACCCGATCACCCTGTTCACCAACATCGACGCGATCGTCGCCCACCTCGGCCGTCACGTCGCCGCGCGGGGCCCGAAGACGGAGCCGAACCAGTGCGACCCGAGGCGTGGGTGTACGACATCGGGGAGAACGGCGACTGCTCGGTCGACGCACTGATCTGCGACAACACCGCCGACCTGATCCGTGCCTTCCGTGACTGGCCCACCGCCAAGGCGTCCTTCGCCACCAAGTTCGTCAACCCCGACCTGCTGGAGCTCGACCCGCGCGGCCGTACCCGCGTCCGGTTCTCGGTGATGCCCGCCGACGACTCCCGCCTGCTGGACCTGCGCACCAGCCCGGTGGACCGGCGGATCGCCGCCGCCGCGGACTTCCTCGACGCGGGCTACGAGGTGCACTTCAACCTCTCGCCCGTCGTCGTCCGCCCCGGCTGGCAGGACGCCTGGGACGAACTGCTGCGGCACATGGACGACGTCCTGCCGGAGCGGGTCAAACGGCAGGCGCTGGCCGAGGTCATCATGCTCACCCACAACGCGGACCTGCACGAGGTGAACCTCCGCTGGCACCCGCGCGGCGAGGACGTGCTGTGGCAGCCGGCCGCGCAGGAGACCAAGCGGTCGCAGAACGGCGCCCTCAACCTCCGCTACCACACGGGGGTCAAACGCCAGGCGCTCGCGGAGCTGCGCGACATCATCGCCCGCCGTACGCCGTGGCTGGGTGTCCGGTACGCCTTCTGAGGCGGTGACAGCCTCCCCGGGCTTTCCCAGGTCACCCCGTGACAACCGGCACTAAGGTTAGGCTAACCTGGCCTCGTGATTCCTGGTGAAGAGGTGCTTCCCGGCCGGCACGGGCATGAACTGTCGGCCACCGGCGTGACCGTGGCGTACGACGGCACGGACGTCGTGCACGACGCGGAGCTGACCCTGCGGCCCGGCGAGGTGACCGTCCTCGTCGGCCCCAACGGCAGCGGCAAGTCGACCCTGCTGCGCACCGTCGCCCGCCTGCAGCGGCCCCGGCGGGCCACCCTCACGATCGACACCGGCACCGACGCGCTGGCCCTCGGCCCCCGGGAGTTCGCCCGGCGCGTCGCCCTGCTGCTGCAGGGCCGGCCCACCCCGACCGGCCTGAGCGTGCGCGACGTCGTGGAGTTCGGCCGCTACCCGCACCGGGGCCGCTGGGGCGGCACCGACCCGGGCGGCCGGGCCGCCGTCGACCGCGCCCTCGCCCTCACCGGCGTCACCGAACTCGCCGACCGCGGCGCCGAACATCTCTCCGGCGGACAGCTCCAGCGCGTCTGGCTGGCCGGCTGCCTCGCGCAGGAGACCGGCGTGCTGCTCCTCGACGAGCCCACCACCTACCTCGACCTGCGCTACCAGGTCGAACTCCTCGACCTGGTGCGCGAGCTGGCGGACGACCAGGGCATCGCCGTCGGCGTCGTGCTGCACGACCTCGACCAGGCGGCAGCCGTCGCCGACCGCGTCGTGCTCCTGGCGGCCGGACGCGTCGTCGCCGAGGGCGCACCCGAGGACGTCCTCACCCCCGAGCGGCTGACCGAGGTCTACGGCATCCGCATCGAGGTGGACACCGACCCCCTCACCGGCCGGCTGCGCACCCGCGCCATCGGCCGTCACCACACCCGAAGCGAAAGGCTCAGCACCACCTCATGAGACGCCTCCTGCGCACCGCGCCCCTGGCCGCCGCCGCGGCCCTGCTGCTCGCCGCCTGCGGCACCACCGAGCCGGCGGCCGACGAGAAGCCCAAGGCGTCGGCCGAGCCCATCACCCTCACCGACGCGTCCGGCGCGAAGGTGGAACTCGACGGCCCCGCCAAGAAGGTCGTCGGCACCGAGTGGAACGTCGTCGAGCACCTCATATCGCTCGGCGTCGAGCCGGTCGGCGTGGCCGACGTCAAGGGCTACAAGACGTGGGACAGCGCTGTGCCGCTGACCAACGACGCCAAGGACATCGGCACCCGCGGCGAGCCCAGCGTGGACACCATCGCCGCGCTCGACCCCGACCTGATCGTCGCCACCACGGACCTCCAGCCGAACGCGGTCAAGCAGCTGCGGAAGATCGCCCCGGTCCTCCAGGTGAAGTCCGCGGACGCCTCCGACCCGGTCGGGCGCATGCTGGAGAACGTCGACCTCATCGCGAAGGCCACCGGCACCACCGAGCAGGCGGCCACCCTGGAGAAGAACTTCGACGCGAAGCTCGCCGAGGGCGCCAAGGCCCTTGACGCGGCCGGCCTGAAGGGCGCCCGGATCGCCTTCGCCGACGGCTACGTCGCCTCCAACCAGGTCTCCGTGCGCCCCTACACCTCCGGCTCCCTCATCGGCGGCGTCAACGAGCGGCTCGGCCTGAAGAACGCCTGGAAGGTCGAGGGCGACCCGGCCTACGGCCTGGGCTCGACCGACGTCGAGGGCCTGAGCGGCCTGGGCGAGGCGAAGTTCGTCTACATCGGCAACAAGCAGGACGCGAGCAGTGACCCGTTCGGCAAGGAGCTCGCGAAGAACTCCGTGTGGACGTCGCTGCCGTTCGTGAAGTCCGGTGACGTGCACCGCCTGGACGACGGCATCTGGATGTTCGGCGGCACCGGCTCCATGGAGCGTTACGTCGACTCCCTCGTCGCGGCCCTGACGAAGTAGCGCGATGGCCGTCACCGCCACCCCTCCCACCGTCCGCCCGGAGACGGTCCCGTCCCGGGCGGGCGCGGCCGCGGTGACGACCGCGCTCGTGCTCCTGGTCGCCGCCCTCGCCGTCGTCGACATCACCCAGGGCACGGCCGCGGTCGGCCCGGCCGAGGTGCTCAAGGCCCTCACGGGGCGGGCCGACCCGGCCGACGCGTCCGTCGTCATCGCCTCGCGACTGCCCCGGGCCGCCGCCGGGCTGCTCGTGGGCGCGGCCCTCGGCATCGCGGGCCTCGCCCTCCAGGCCGTCAGCCGCAACGTCCTGGCCTCCCCGGACACCCTCGCGGTCAACGCCGGTTCCTACTTCGCGCTCGGCATCGCCGCCGTCACCGGCCTGTCGCTGCCGCTGCTTGCCTCGTCCGGCATCGCCTTCGCGGGCGGTCTCGCCGCGGCGGCCGTCGTCCTCGGCCTGTCGGGGCTCGGCGCCGGCACCGTACGGCTGGTGCTGGCCGGTACCGCGCTCGCGCTCGGACTCACCGCCGTCACCGAGGGGCTGCTCCTGCTGTTCCCGCGGCAGACCGAGGGCCTCTACCAGTGGAACCAGGGCAACATCGGCCAGAACGGCTTCGACGGCGTGCTGCAGATGCTGCCCGTCGTCGTGGCCGGACTCGCCGGACTGCTCCTCGTCGCCCGCCGGGTCGACGCCCTCGCGCTCGGCGACGACACCGCGCGCGGACTGGGCGTACCCGTACGGGCCACCCGCGTCACGGCCGTCGTGCTGGCCACGCTGCTGTCCGCCGCGGCCGTCACCCTCGCCGGCCCGATCGGCTTCGTCGGCCTGTGCGCCCCGGCGCTCGCCCGCCCCCTCGCCTGCCGGTCCAGGGGTCTGCGGCGGCTGCGCGCGGGCGCGCCCGTCGCCGGTCTCGTCGGCGCCGCGCTGGTGCTCGGGGCGGACGTGCTGCTGCGCGCGCTGGTCGACGCGGACACGGCCGTGGCGGTGCCCACCGGCGTGGTCACCAGCTTCGTGGGCGCCACGTTCCTGGTGGTGATGGCGGCCCGGCTGCGCGACACCGGGGGCGCCACCGCCCCCGACAAGCTGCGCATCCGCAGCCGTAGGGTCTTCCTGACCACGCTGGCGGTGCTGGTGCTCGCCCTGGCCGGCGTCACCGTGGCGGGCCTGCTGCTCGGCGACAGCAAGCTGCTGCTGGGCGACGTGGTCAACTGGGCGCAGGGCAGGGCGGGCAGGACCGTCTCGTTCGTGCTCGACACCCGCACGCCCCGGGTGTTCGCCGCGCTCCTCGCGGGCGCCGCGCTCGCGCTGGCCGGCACCCTGGTCCAGGCCGTCACCCGCAACCCGCTGGCGGAACCGTCCGTCCTCGGCGTCTCCGGCGGCGGTGCGCTCGGCGCCGTGATCCTCGTGACCACCGTCCCGACGGCCGGGGGGTGGGGCGTCGCCGGGGCGGCCTTCGCCGGGTCCGCGCTCACCGCGGTCCTGGTGTTCGGGCTCGCGGCGCGCGGCGGGTTCCAGCAGAACCGGCTGGTCCTCGTCGGCATCGGCGTGGCGTCGGGGACGACCGCGGTGATCAGCCTGCTGATCGTGCTCACCGACCCGTTCAACGCCACCAAGGCGCTCACCTGGCTGTCGGGCTCCACGTACGGCCGGACCCTGCCGGACGTGGTGCCGCTCGCCCTGGTCCTCGTCGCCGGTGTCGCGGTGGCCGCCGTCCGGCACCGCGAACTCGACCTGGTCTCGCTGGACGAGGACACCCCCCGGCTGCTCGGTCTCGACCTGTCCCGGGGCCGGCTCGGCTTCCTCGTGCTGAGCGTGCTGCTCACCGCGACCGCCGTGGCCGCCGCGGGCACCATCGGCTTCGTCGGCCTGGTGGCACCGCACGCCGCCCGGACCCTGGTCGGCCGGCGGCACACCCGGGTGCTCCCGGTCGCCGTGCTGCTGGGCGCCGTACTGGTGTGCACGGCGGACCTGCTGGGCCGTACGGTCATCGCCCCGGCGCAGTTGGGTGCCGGTCTGATGACGGCCGTGATCGGCACGCCGTACTTCCTCCATGTGCTGGTGCGCAGCCGCCGGTAGGCGGTGCGGGACGTCACCGCGGGCCCCGTGGCCGGGAGTTGCCTCTCCCGGCCACGGGGCCCGCGGTGTTCTTGGCCGGTGACGGTCAGCCGAAGGCCTTGACGGCCTGGTAGTAGGTCCACGCGGTGCGGTCGCAGGCGGTCCTGCCGGCGCGGCCGTAGCCGTTGCAGACGCGTTTGAGGTCCTCGTAGAAGGCGCTGTCGAGCCGGGTCTTGTTGGCGGAGAAGGCACCGGCGGCCTTGTAGTTGCGGTAACCGAAGTCGTGGCGGGCGCAGGCGGTGGAGAACGGGAAGCCGAAGGGGTTGTCGGGGGAGGAGGAGCAGTAGTCGGTGGACCAGTCGAACTGGTAGGCCGACCAGGCGGACCGGTTGGCGCGGGCGGCGGCCCACTGGTTGTGGCTGGACGCGCCGGTCTGGGTCCAGCTGGACAGCACCTGGGGCTTGTCCGCGGGTGCCGCGTCGGCGGCGGTGGCGGTGCCGAGGACACCGACGAGGGCGAGGGCCGGGGTGGCGAGCGCGGTGGCGATTCTTCGGTGCATCCCACACCTCCATGAGACCGCGGTCCGACCACCGGACGGCAGGTTCATGACAAGGCA contains these protein-coding regions:
- a CDS encoding phospholipase, whose product is MHRRIATALATPALALVGVLGTATAADAAPADKPQVLSSWTQTGASSHNQWAAARANRSAWSAYQFDWSTDYCSSSPDNPFGFPFSTACARHDFGYRNYKAAGAFSANKTRLDSAFYEDLKRVCNGYGRAGRTACDRTAWTYYQAVKAFG
- a CDS encoding iron ABC transporter permease, producing the protein MAVTATPPTVRPETVPSRAGAAAVTTALVLLVAALAVVDITQGTAAVGPAEVLKALTGRADPADASVVIASRLPRAAAGLLVGAALGIAGLALQAVSRNVLASPDTLAVNAGSYFALGIAAVTGLSLPLLASSGIAFAGGLAAAAVVLGLSGLGAGTVRLVLAGTALALGLTAVTEGLLLLFPRQTEGLYQWNQGNIGQNGFDGVLQMLPVVVAGLAGLLLVARRVDALALGDDTARGLGVPVRATRVTAVVLATLLSAAAVTLAGPIGFVGLCAPALARPLACRSRGLRRLRAGAPVAGLVGAALVLGADVLLRALVDADTAVAVPTGVVTSFVGATFLVVMAARLRDTGGATAPDKLRIRSRRVFLTTLAVLVLALAGVTVAGLLLGDSKLLLGDVVNWAQGRAGRTVSFVLDTRTPRVFAALLAGAALALAGTLVQAVTRNPLAEPSVLGVSGGGALGAVILVTTVPTAGGWGVAGAAFAGSALTAVLVFGLAARGGFQQNRLVLVGIGVASGTTAVISLLIVLTDPFNATKALTWLSGSTYGRTLPDVVPLALVLVAGVAVAAVRHRELDLVSLDEDTPRLLGLDLSRGRLGFLVLSVLLTATAVAAAGTIGFVGLVAPHAARTLVGRRHTRVLPVAVLLGAVLVCTADLLGRTVIAPAQLGAGLMTAVIGTPYFLHVLVRSRR
- a CDS encoding iron-siderophore ABC transporter substrate-binding protein gives rise to the protein MRRLLRTAPLAAAAALLLAACGTTEPAADEKPKASAEPITLTDASGAKVELDGPAKKVVGTEWNVVEHLISLGVEPVGVADVKGYKTWDSAVPLTNDAKDIGTRGEPSVDTIAALDPDLIVATTDLQPNAVKQLRKIAPVLQVKSADASDPVGRMLENVDLIAKATGTTEQAATLEKNFDAKLAEGAKALDAAGLKGARIAFADGYVASNQVSVRPYTSGSLIGGVNERLGLKNAWKVEGDPAYGLGSTDVEGLSGLGEAKFVYIGNKQDASSDPFGKELAKNSVWTSLPFVKSGDVHRLDDGIWMFGGTGSMERYVDSLVAALTK